Proteins co-encoded in one Bacillus infantis NRRL B-14911 genomic window:
- a CDS encoding FAD-dependent oxidoreductase encodes MVLKTEVAILGGGIGGLTLGLKLAQADVHVTVIEKLDGPSPVYKGELLQPKSLQIFEQLEILSEIEYNGHKFSRINFSEIDEEEEELAMDYQVLPGEFDYALMIEHETLKGILLKHAMSYSNFEYIKGGLGKGYCEDRLIVEVRKRKEQFSLKADFYVGAEGRNSLTRKKIESETKKIDYNHHFLTVTFPRPDSLTEGQIITAKDKFLGLFPLPDNKVRSVYLIPEGTYKEFQEKGIEHFHQKYIELYPELDGYVTKLKSWKDIQLMIPTAFYADKYVDGNHVILGDAAHTVHPMAGEGMNMAIQDADVLGELLVTMYETGNLSPKWLSCYEKVRKHRAEKMIKFSHLSALAYSYPYQLVTGIRQKGLKQIERDKKLQFKQMLNISGLGFWQESLLDRAIQIGMLPAREKKLSPAEKESYFYKEKDDYPWKTKLAGGVL; translated from the coding sequence ATGGTTCTTAAGACAGAGGTGGCGATATTGGGCGGCGGAATCGGCGGGCTGACGCTGGGGCTGAAGCTGGCGCAGGCGGATGTGCATGTGACGGTGATTGAAAAGCTTGATGGTCCGTCGCCGGTGTATAAGGGAGAGCTGCTGCAGCCGAAGAGTCTGCAGATTTTTGAGCAGCTGGAGATCCTGAGTGAGATTGAGTATAACGGCCATAAGTTTTCGAGGATCAATTTTTCCGAGATTGATGAAGAGGAAGAAGAGCTGGCGATGGATTACCAGGTGCTTCCCGGGGAATTTGATTATGCGCTGATGATTGAGCATGAGACGCTGAAGGGCATTCTCCTGAAGCATGCGATGAGCTATTCCAATTTCGAATATATAAAAGGCGGGCTTGGCAAAGGGTATTGCGAAGACCGGCTGATTGTGGAGGTGCGGAAGCGGAAGGAGCAGTTTTCGCTGAAGGCGGATTTCTATGTCGGGGCAGAGGGCCGCAACTCCCTGACGAGAAAGAAGATTGAGAGCGAGACGAAGAAGATTGATTATAATCATCATTTCCTGACGGTGACTTTCCCGCGGCCGGACAGTTTGACAGAAGGGCAGATCATTACGGCGAAGGATAAGTTCCTCGGATTGTTCCCGCTTCCGGACAACAAGGTCCGTTCGGTGTATCTCATACCGGAGGGGACTTATAAGGAGTTTCAGGAGAAGGGGATCGAGCATTTCCATCAGAAGTACATCGAGCTGTACCCGGAGCTTGATGGTTATGTGACGAAGCTGAAGAGCTGGAAGGATATTCAGCTGATGATTCCGACCGCCTTTTATGCAGATAAATATGTGGACGGCAACCATGTCATCCTTGGCGATGCGGCGCATACGGTCCATCCGATGGCCGGTGAGGGCATGAATATGGCGATCCAGGATGCCGATGTGCTCGGCGAGCTGCTGGTGACGATGTATGAGACAGGGAATCTCAGCCCGAAATGGCTGAGCTGCTATGAAAAAGTCCGCAAGCACCGGGCGGAAAAAATGATCAAGTTCAGCCATTTATCAGCACTTGCCTATTCCTATCCTTATCAGCTTGTGACAGGGATCAGGCAGAAGGGGCTGAAGCAGATCGAAAGGGACAAGAAGCTGCAGTTCAAACAGATGCTGAATATTTCAGGACTCGGATTCTGGCAGGAAAGCCTGCTGGACCGCGCCATTCAGATCGGGATGCTGCCTGCCCGCGAGAAGAAGCTCTCGCCTGCAGAGAAGGAAAGTTATTTTTACAAAGAAAAGGATGACTATCCTTGGAAAACGAAATTGGCAGGAGGCGTGCTATGA